The following proteins are encoded in a genomic region of Rattus rattus isolate New Zealand chromosome 2, Rrattus_CSIRO_v1, whole genome shotgun sequence:
- the LOC116893402 gene encoding carcinoembryonic antigen-related cell adhesion molecule 15-like, which produces MASPLLLFKGLLLIACWSANAAMAQLSIEALPPSLPEGGNALLRVDNQAEKPQVFFWYKGKRAFEEFKIAHYETASQTLKWGPKYSGRERIYTNGSLLLQNVTQEDTGIYTLESFDTYYRCEVAHVHFQVFKILTQPYLRVNNIILERWKSAIFECLSPDTGVDITWFFNNKPLDFNKRMALSPEKRRLIIVPLRVKDTGEYQCEVSNSFSSRKSNPISLILIRM; this is translated from the exons cCTGCTGGAGTGCGAATGCTGCCATGGCCCAGCTGTCTATCGAGGCTCTGCCACCCTCTCTTCCTGAAGGGGGAAACGCTCTTCTACGAGTTGATAATCAGGCAGAGAAGCCTCAGGTCTTTTTCTGGTACAAGGGGAAACGTGCTTTTGAAGAGTTTAAAATTGCACATTATGAAACAGCCTCTCAGACGCTTAAGTGGGGGCCGAAATACAGCGGCAGGGAGAGGATTTACACCAATGGATCTCTGCTGCTCCAGAACGTCACCCAGGAAGACACAGGGATCTACACCCTAGAAAGCTTCGATACGTACTATCGGTGTGAAGTAGCACATGTCCACTTCCAAGTGTTCA AGATTTTGACACAGCCCTACCTCCGGGTCAACAACATTATCCTGGAAAGATGGAAGTCTGCAATCTTTGAGTGCCTGTCACCTGACACTGGAGTTGACATCACTTGGTTCTTCAATAACAAACCCCTTGATTTCAACAAGAGGATGGCCCTATCACCCGAAAAGCGCAGACTCATCATAGTTCCCCTCAGGGTGAAGGATACAGGGGAGTATCAGTGTGAGGTCTCCAACTCCTTCAGTTCCAGGAAGAGTAACCCCATCTCCTTGATCTTGATCCGCATGtga